Proteins encoded in a region of the Zea mays cultivar B73 chromosome 4, Zm-B73-REFERENCE-NAM-5.0, whole genome shotgun sequence genome:
- the LOC103653736 gene encoding nicotinamidase 1, producing MNVDAVPTLSSVPSPFVPRTKPNTLHKKRSVWTLDRENYIDFYSAASLLRSMHDKRRMGTEADAAAVDLLRSQIPFQTDGEFVLPPRGVGLVLVDLCNGFCTVGAGNLAPVAPNKQISKMVEEAARLSKLFCDRNLPIFAFLDTHYPDKPEPPYPPHCIIGTGEEDFVPDLEWLEKEPNVTIKRKSCIDGYISCIEKDGSSVFADWIGKYQIKTVLVLGICTDICVLDFASSTLAARNIDRVPPLQDVVIYSGGCATYDLPVEIATNIKGALAHPQDLMHHIGLYMAKGRGAKIVDRVVIEP from the exons ATGAACGTCGACGCCGTTCCCACGTTGTCCTCTGTTCCATCCCCGTTCGTTCCACGAACCAAACCAAACACGCTCCACAAAAAGAGGTCAGTGTGGACGCTTGACCGCGAAAATTATATAGACTTCTACTCGGCTGCATCTTTGCTCCGGTCGATGCACGACAAGAGGAGAATGGGGACGGAGGCCGACGCCGCAGCCGTGGACCTACTCCGGTCGCAGATCCCGTTCCAGACCGACGGGGAGTTCGTTCTCCCGCCGCGCGGCGTCGGGCTCGTCCTCGTCGACCTCTGCAACGGCTTCTGCACCGTCGGCGCCGGGAACCTC GCTCCTGTTGCACCAAACAAGCAGATCAGTAAGATGGTGGAAGAGGCCGCGAGGCTCTCTAAGCTGTTCTGTGATAGAAACCTACCAATATTTGCATTCCTGGATACCCATTATCCAGATAAGCCGGAACCACCATATCCCCCTCATTGTATTATTGGTACTGGGGAGGAGGACTTTGTTCCAG ATCTGGAGTGGTTGGAAAAGGAGCCAAATGTGACTATAAAGAGGAAAAGTTGTATTGATGGGTATATCAGCTGCATAGAGAAGGACGGGTCTAGTGTTTTTGCTGATTGGATTGGAAAATATCAGATAAAAACT GTCTTGGTGCTCGGGATATGCACGGACATCTGTGTTTTGGATTTTGCAAGCTCAACTCTGGCTGCTCGAAATATTGACCGAGTGCCTCCATTACAGGATGTCGTGATTTATTCAGGGGGGTGTGCTACATATGACCTTCCTGTTGAGATTGCTACTAATATCAAAGGAGCTCTTGCCCATCCACAG GATCTGATGCATCATATTGGACTCTATATGGCCAAAGGAAGGGGTGCAAAGATAGTTGACAGGGTGGTTATTGAACCTTGA
- the LOC100193981 gene encoding uncharacterized protein LOC100193981 yields the protein MAFPTPASVFVDENQQINRGKRAAGSRTKGLKPSENPGNLERRALQDLSNFAKGTGLKGTSTLKERSQRKAFSNVTNTIKGTALKDRPITKEKSTQKQRSQNPVKILSDEDIKLCHEWAKDGVEGFHSTQNDSQKVDKDLLAKRVKKKVASVNSALRGWSDTVFDSLMFPAREVLYEPKVLELEPEILRDISWDLPSSVDGKAKLDEDCLAYDQLDQYPSLENNPVTFELRDEPAIPQLGVH from the exons ATGGCCTTCCCAACTCCAGCTTCTGTTTTTGTTGACGAGAACCAACAGATAAATAGAG GTAAGAGGGCTGCTGGATCAAGGACCAAAGGGCTGAAGCCGTCGGAGAATCCTGGGAatctagagaggagagctcttcagGATTTGTCCAACTTTGCCAAAGGCACAGGTTTGAAGGGCACTTCCACCCTGAAAGAGAGGTCCCAGCGCAAGGCTTTTAGTAATGTGACCAACACTATTAAAGGCACTGCTTTGAAGGACAGGCCCATCACGAAAGAGAAATCTACCCAGAAACAGAGGTCACAGAACCCAGTGAAAATATTATCTGATGAAGATATCAAACTGTGTCATGAGTGGGCTAAGGATGGGGTGGAAGGGTTTCACTCAACACAAAATGATTCTCAGAAGGTTGATAAGGATCTGCTAGCCAAAC GTGTCAAGAAGAAAGTGGCGTCAGTAAACTCAGCCTTGCGTGGTTGGTCAGATACGGTATTTGATTCTCTGATGTTTCCAGCTAGG GAGGTTTTATATGAACCAAAAGTGCTGGAGCTGGAACCTGAGATTCTCCGGGACATCAGTTGGGATCTCCCTAGTTCAGTAG ATGGTAAAGCAAAGCTGGATGAAGACTGTCTTGCCTATGATCAGCTTGACCAGTACCCATCTTTGGAGAACAATCCAGTTACATTTGAGCTGAGAGACGAGCCAGCGATCCCGCAGCTGGGAGTGCATTGA